TGTTAATTTGGAGAGATGAGGGGAGGAAGAAGAGGCAGAGACATCAACACCAACATCATGTGTAATATCAGATGCTCCTCTACCAAACAAGGAATCAACAACCTTCCAGCTGCACCCATTGAGATCTATTCCCTCCACATTTGGATACAGAGGCATGGAAGTTAGATTAGGACAATCCCAGATCTGCAATGTAGAAAGACAGGGAAAAGAAGGCAACGACAGATTTTccgttgatgaagaagaagaagcattgTTATGAGTGTGCGCCCTCCACCATCCCTTCAGAACAGGGCAATCGGATAAGCAGAGGAACTCCAGGGACGTCATCATCTCATCACTCATACTATTACTGCTGCTGGTATCGTCTGATATGTACTCCAACTTCTCAAACCCTTCAAGTTGAAGAGACTTGAGGGATGGGAAATGATCCAAGGGTGGAAGATGTTGGCATCTATGACACCCAGTCAATGTGAGATCAACAAGatttatgagagaagaaaaccaACTCGCAAACCTCACACCACCATAATCAGACACGGACAACATCTTTAGATTTGAATGGGGTTGCAACACTTCCATTGACATTATAATATCCTTCTCATCAACTGCGTTTACATCTTCTCCACGTTTCCAGTCTAAAGTCAATGAATGGAGATGCTGTTTCTCCATGAGAGGTGTACCAACATTTGAATCTGACATCACATCTTTCTCCTGCCTCAAATTTATAATTTCTAACTGTCCCCTTAATTCCCTAAGCTTTCCCAGTTCACCAAGACCAGCACTGTCCCTCAACAAAGAATTGTTTTCGCTTAAAACAAATTTATCCAATGTACGAAGACCGGTCAGCTCCCCCAATCCACGTGGCATTCGAGTCAATTTATCACAGCCTTCCAAGATGAGATACCTTaagtttatcattttttttatgtctCTAGGCAATTCCATAAGCTTCCGGCAGTAAGAGAGATCAAGTGTTTCCAAATTCGAAAGTCCAACTATCGAATCTGGAATTCTCTCGATGGGATTACCAGTAAGATCAAGATATCTCAAATGTTTCACTTTTTTAAGACAATTAGGTAATTTTGTAATTCCAAAGTCGTTGAGACTCAGCATACGCAATGacttaaaatttgaaataattgtAGCACAAGATGAATTCTTTACTGAAAAACTTCTATACTCTtggcaaggaagaagaaaggttCGTATCTTTTTCGCTTTTAGCAAGGAAGTTGGCACTTCCCATTTCAACAGATGAACATGAAAATTGAAAGATACATGACAAAGcttttcatgaaattttttttggttcCGATCAACAACGGTGCTTCCGACCCCCGACACTAATATTGCAAGTTCATTCATGAGATCGTGCATTTTACAACTTTTTATTCTTCCAAactcatctttttcttcttgaaaaAACGATCTGCACAACAATTCCATATAATATTCATACGCAACATCCTCCAAACTCTCGTTTTCATCGGATGACTTAATGAACCCTTGCGCCACCCAAAGTCTAATCAACATCGGTACAGAGATCTCATAATCAGGTGGAAACAAGCTACAgtaagcaaaacaatgcttcAAATGTGATGGGAGCACATCATAACTTAGTTTAAGTGTTGgtaaaatttcattttcttcctGATTTATTCTTGAAAGtttattttctttgaaattCAACCATTCTGTTTCGTGATATTTGGTGCGCAACATCCCACCTATTGTCCTTATAGCGAGTGGAACTCCTTGACATTTTCTTGCAACCTCCTTCCCAATTGCCTTAATTGTTGAATTCTCTGGCTCTTTTCCATCTTTAAAAGCCATTTCCTTAAATAAAGACCAACTGTCCTCTTGATTCAAACCCCTTAAGGTGTATGGTTTAGTTGTGTCTGATATCGTCGCAACCGCTTCACTACGAGTGGTTATCAGTATTCTACTACCTTTTCCACCCCCCATTAACAAGTACTTCAAGCTAAGCCATTTCTCCCGATTCTCATTCCACACATCATCCAACACAATTAGATATTTCTTCCCATCTACTTTTCTTCTAAGATCATTTTGCAGCTCATCCATATCAATCTTGTCAACTTTTAGTATTTTCTTAACGACTATATCCAACTCAAATACATTAGAGATACATGACCATATTTTCAACTcaaaatgattttgaatcacCTCATCGTTGAATATGAGTTGGGCAAGAGCAGTTTTCCCCAATCCTCCAAATCCAACTATGGAAATGGTTGACACATTCTCAGTTGAGATGTGATCCAACAAAAGTTGAATAATTGCATTTTTATCTTCATCTCTCCCTATAACATTTTCCTTAGGGACAAATGAGTGAGTGATCCTCTCTCTAATTATAAATCGTGTATCTTCACGATTTATTTCCAAGTGAAAGGCTCTACGAGATGCAACCTCATGAAGCCTCTTGTTTATATCTTTTATCTTATGACTCATCTTTAGCCGGAAAGCAAGTTGATTTGAGCTAGAGAAGAAGAGGCGTACCTTCTTTGACATCTTAGTATTGTCACACATCATTTGTCTCTGCAGAGCTTCAGTATTAAACTCATCCAGCAAGTCATCGGCTTCATAAACTGCATCTTCTACGCTTTTGAGCCACAGTTTGACTTCATTGTTGGTTTGCTTTTGCTCAGCGTCAAGAAGAACACCTTGGAATCCGGCAACTATCTCCTTGAGCTTGTGGAGCTCATCTTGGACACCCCAAATTAATCCGATCTCTTGGAAAGCAAGGGAGCCTAGCCCTCCGATGATTCGTGCTGCAACGTTGAAGA
This window of the Malus domestica chromosome 03, GDT2T_hap1 genome carries:
- the LOC103447234 gene encoding disease resistance protein RGA2-like, encoding MAEGVLFNVAARIIGGLGSLAFQEIGLIWGVQDELHKLKEIVAGFQGVLLDAEQKQTNNEVKLWLKSVEDAVYEADDLLDEFNTEALQRQMMCDNTKMSKKVRLFFSSSNQLAFRLKMSHKIKDINKRLHEVASRRAFHLEINREDTRFIIRERITHSFVPKENVIGRDEDKNAIIQLLLDHISTENVSTISIVGFGGLGKTALAQLIFNDEVIQNHFELKIWSCISNVFELDIVVKKILKVDKIDMDELQNDLRRKVDGKKYLIVLDDVWNENREKWLSLKYLLMGGGKGSRILITTRSEAVATISDTTKPYTLRGLNQEDSWSLFKEMAFKDGKEPENSTIKAIGKEVARKCQGVPLAIRTIGGMLRTKYHETEWLNFKENKLSRINQEENEILPTLKLSYDVLPSHLKHCFAYCSLFPPDYEISVPMLIRLWVAQGFIKSSDENESLEDVAYEYYMELLCRSFFQEEKDEFGRIKSCKMHDLMNELAILVSGVGSTVVDRNQKKFHEKLCHVSFNFHVHLLKWEVPTSLLKAKKIRTFLLPCQEYRSFSVKNSSCATIISNFKSLRMLSLNDFGITKLPNCLKKVKHLRYLDLTGNPIERIPDSIVGLSNLETLDLSYCRKLMELPRDIKKMINLRYLILEGCDKLTRMPRGLGELTGLRTLDKFVLSENNSLLRDSAGLGELGKLRELRGQLEIINLRQEKDVMSDSNVGTPLMEKQHLHSLTLDWKRGEDVNAVDEKDIIMSMEVLQPHSNLKMLSVSDYGGVRFASWFSSLINLVDLTLTGCHRCQHLPPLDHFPSLKSLQLEGFEKLEYISDDTSSSNSMSDEMMTSLEFLCLSDCPVLKGWWRAHTHNNASSSSSTENLSLPSFPCLSTLQIWDCPNLTSMPLYPNVEGIDLNGCSWKVVDSLFGRGASDITHDVGVDVSASSSSPHLSKLTRLSLIKIEDLECLTSQGMGNIPSLQSLYIRDCPNLALLPYHGMGNLASFRELTVRNRSNLTSMLRGIANLTSLQELAIGDCSNLTLPPEVVVVNLPSLQSLTITSFPKLVSLPEEISNLTSLQHLAIEFCPNLASLPKGIRRLPNLNRLRIWECSMLSERCEEETGEDWPKIAHIPSISFHSY